The region CGTGCTCTCCGGCGCCTGGCTGGAGACCGTGGACGGAGTGGAGCGCTGCTCCTGCGGAAGCGCCGACTGCCCGGCCCCCGGCGCCCATCCGACCGGCCGGGACTGGGTGAACCAGGCCACGGGCAGCGCGGTCGTGGTCCGCCGCATGTGGGCCAGGACGCCGCGCGCCTCCATCCTGCTGCCGACCGGTCGCACCTTCGACGCGCTCGACGTACCGGAGTCGGCGGGCTGTCTGGCGCTCGCGCGCATGGAGCGCCGCCAGGTCGAGCTGGGCCCGGTCACCTGCACCCCCGGGCGCAGGATGCTCTTCTTCGTCCTCCCGGGCGCCGCCGCCAAGGTCCCCGACCTGGTGCGGAATCTGGGCTGGCCGCCGAACGCGATCGACCTGACCCCGCGCGGCGAGGGCGACTATGTGGTCGCGCCCCCGACCCGGGTGGGCCTGCGCGGTCCGATCCAGTGGGCCCGGCGGCCCACCGCCGCCAACCGCTGGCTGCCCGACGCCCAGGAGCTGGTGAGCGCCCTCGCCTACGCCTGCGGCCGCGAGCGCCGCTGACCACCCCCGGGACCGCTGACACACCGGCCCGCTGGCACCCCGCGCCGCTGAGACACACCGCGCCGCTGACGCCCCCCGGAGCGCTCCCCAGGTCGGCCCCTATCGTGGAGCGACGGACGGGGGCGCCACGACCGGCCCCCCGTGACTCGTCCCACAGGAAAACGGGGGAAGCCGGTGCCTCAGGAGCAAACAGCAGCCAGCACAGAGCCGACCAGGGCCGCCGCCGTGCGGGTGAGCGGCCTGTGGAAGCGCTACGGAGAGCAGATCGCGGTCGCGGGGATCGATCTGGAGCTGCCCGCCGGGCAGTTCATCGGCCTCGTCGGGCCCAATGGAGCCGGTAAGACCACCACGCTTTCGATGATCACCGGCCTGCTGCGCCCCGACTCGGGGACCGTGGAGATCGGCGGGCACGACGTCTGGCGGGACCCGGTCGAGATCAAGGCGCGGATCGGGGTGCTGCCGGAGGGACTGCGGATGTTCGAGCGGCTCTCCGGCCGGGAGCTGCTCACCTACACCGGGCGGCTGCGCGGGCTGCCCGGTGCGGAGGTCGACAGGCGCGCCACCCAGCTCCTGGACGTCCTGGATCTCGCGGGCTCCCAGAACAAGCTGGTCATCGACTACTCCACCGGTATGCGGAAGAAGATCGGACTGGCCGCCGCGCTGCTCCACAACCCGGAAGTCCTCTTCCTCGACGAGCCCTTCGAGGGGGTCGACCCGGTCTCCGCCCAGACCATCCGCGGCGTCCTGGAGCGCTACACCCACTCCGGCGCCACCGTCGTCTTCTCCAGCCATGTCATGGAGCTGGTGGAGTCGCTGTGCGACTGGGTGGCGGTGATCGCGAAGGGGCGGATCCGGGCCCATGGCCCGCTGGCCGAGGTGCGGGGCGACGCACCGTCCCTGCAGAACGCCTTCCTGGAACTGGTCGGCGCGGGCCGGCGCGAGGCGGGCCAGAGCCTCGACTGGCTGGGCGGCGGCGCCCGATGACGCTC is a window of Streptomyces violaceusniger Tu 4113 DNA encoding:
- a CDS encoding ABC transporter ATP-binding protein, encoding MPQEQTAASTEPTRAAAVRVSGLWKRYGEQIAVAGIDLELPAGQFIGLVGPNGAGKTTTLSMITGLLRPDSGTVEIGGHDVWRDPVEIKARIGVLPEGLRMFERLSGRELLTYTGRLRGLPGAEVDRRATQLLDVLDLAGSQNKLVIDYSTGMRKKIGLAAALLHNPEVLFLDEPFEGVDPVSAQTIRGVLERYTHSGATVVFSSHVMELVESLCDWVAVIAKGRIRAHGPLAEVRGDAPSLQNAFLELVGAGRREAGQSLDWLGGGAR
- a CDS encoding bifunctional DNA primase/polymerase, producing the protein MDVTGPSRFPAGTSQIPQQRGERLRDAAVRYAEERHWDVLSGAWLETVDGVERCSCGSADCPAPGAHPTGRDWVNQATGSAVVVRRMWARTPRASILLPTGRTFDALDVPESAGCLALARMERRQVELGPVTCTPGRRMLFFVLPGAAAKVPDLVRNLGWPPNAIDLTPRGEGDYVVAPPTRVGLRGPIQWARRPTAANRWLPDAQELVSALAYACGRERR